The Cohaesibacter intestini genome includes a window with the following:
- the rpsN gene encoding 30S ribosomal protein S14 has product MAKKSAVEKNKARARLADKYAAKRASLKAMAKDESLSLEERFKARLKLAELPRNSASIRIRNRCDVTGRPRGYYRKLKMSRISLRQLGNEGQIPGLVKSSW; this is encoded by the coding sequence ATGGCTAAAAAGAGCGCTGTCGAAAAGAACAAAGCTCGCGCCCGCCTGGCTGATAAGTATGCTGCAAAGCGTGCTTCTTTGAAAGCTATGGCCAAGGACGAGTCTCTGTCTCTTGAAGAGCGGTTCAAAGCTCGCCTGAAGCTCGCCGAGCTTCCGCGCAACTCCGCATCCATCCGCATCCGCAACCGTTGTGATGTAACTGGCCGTCCACGCGGCTACTATCGCAAGTTGAAGATGTCCCGTATTTCGCTTCGTCAATTGGGCAATGAGGGTCAAATCCCTGGCCTGGTGAAGTCGAGCTGGTAA
- the rpmC gene encoding 50S ribosomal protein L29, with product MKASDVRAMTSDQITDELEKLKKEQLNLRFQQATGQLENTVRVRQVRRDIARLMTVARDKRASSAE from the coding sequence ATGAAAGCATCAGATGTCCGCGCGATGACGTCGGACCAAATCACTGACGAGTTGGAAAAACTGAAGAAAGAGCAGCTCAATCTGCGCTTTCAGCAGGCCACCGGTCAGTTGGAAAACACTGTGCGTGTTCGGCAGGTTCGCCGTGACATTGCACGCCTGATGACCGTTGCCCGCGATAAGCGTGCATCGTCAGCAGAATAG
- the rplP gene encoding 50S ribosomal protein L16: MLQPKRTKYRKQHKGRIHGNAKGGYELNFGAYGLKAQEPARITARQIEAARRAMTRHMKRAGRVWIRVFPDLPVSKKPTEVRMGKGKGSPEYWAARVAPGRIMFEIDGVPADIAREAMRLAAAKLPIKTRFVQRIAD; the protein is encoded by the coding sequence ATGCTGCAACCAAAGCGCACTAAATACCGCAAGCAGCACAAGGGCCGTATTCATGGCAATGCCAAAGGGGGCTATGAGCTCAACTTTGGCGCCTACGGTCTGAAGGCTCAGGAGCCTGCGCGTATCACCGCTCGCCAGATCGAGGCTGCGCGTCGTGCTATGACCCGTCACATGAAGCGTGCCGGTCGTGTTTGGATCCGTGTGTTCCCGGACCTGCCAGTGTCCAAGAAACCTACCGAAGTCCGTATGGGTAAAGGTAAAGGTTCTCCTGAATACTGGGCTGCTCGTGTAGCTCCGGGTCGGATCATGTTTGAAATTGATGGTGTACCGGCAGATATCGCCCGGGAAGCCATGCGGCTTGCTGCTGCGAAGTTGCCTATCAAGACACGCTTCGTACAGCGCATCGCCGACTAA
- the rplB gene encoding 50S ribosomal protein L2, producing MALKTFKPTSPGQRQLVIVDRSDLWKGKPVKTLTEGLTKSGGRNNYGRVTARRRGGGHKRSYRIIDFKRQKFDVQGTVERLEYDPNRTAFIALITYEDGEQAYILAPQRLRAGDKVIASQKADIKPGNAMPLANMPVGTIIHNVEMKPGKGGQIARSAGGYAQLVGRDAGYAIIRLNSGETRLVLGTCMATVGAVSNPEHSNINHGKAGRNRWLGKRPEVRGVVMNPVDHPHGGGEGRTSGGRHPVSPWGKPTKGKRTRSNKSTDKFIVRSRHQRKK from the coding sequence ATGGCACTCAAGACCTTTAAACCGACTAGCCCGGGCCAGCGTCAGTTGGTGATTGTAGACCGCTCCGATCTTTGGAAAGGCAAGCCGGTCAAGACACTCACCGAGGGTTTGACCAAGTCTGGCGGTCGTAACAACTATGGTCGCGTCACGGCACGTCGTCGTGGTGGCGGTCATAAACGCAGCTACCGCATCATCGACTTCAAGCGTCAGAAGTTTGACGTTCAGGGGACGGTGGAGCGTCTGGAATATGATCCAAACCGTACGGCTTTCATTGCTCTCATCACCTATGAAGATGGCGAGCAGGCATACATCCTGGCTCCTCAGCGCCTGCGCGCTGGCGACAAGGTGATTGCTTCTCAGAAAGCCGATATCAAGCCTGGCAACGCTATGCCTCTGGCCAACATGCCTGTCGGTACCATCATCCACAATGTGGAGATGAAGCCAGGCAAAGGCGGTCAGATCGCTCGCTCCGCTGGTGGTTATGCCCAGCTTGTCGGTCGTGATGCCGGTTATGCGATCATTCGTTTGAACTCCGGTGAAACCCGTCTGGTTCTCGGTACCTGTATGGCTACCGTTGGCGCTGTTTCCAACCCGGAACATTCGAACATCAATCATGGTAAAGCTGGTCGTAACCGTTGGCTCGGTAAACGTCCAGAAGTGCGCGGTGTCGTTATGAACCCGGTTGATCACCCTCATGGTGGTGGTGAAGGCCGGACCTCTGGTGGTCGCCATCCTGTGTCTCCATGGGGTAAGCCAACCAAGGGCAAGCGTACTCGCTCCAATAAGTCGACCGACAAGTTTATTGTTCGTAGTCGGCATCAGCGCAAGAAATAA
- the rpsH gene encoding 30S ribosomal protein S8, with translation MAMTDPLGDMLTRIRNAQMRSKTKVSTPASKLRQRVLDVLASEGYIRGYTTVEFEGGKSELEIELKYFDGEPVIREIQRVSKPGRRVYASVKNIPRIHNGLGVSIVSTPKGVMADHDAREQNVGGEVLCRVF, from the coding sequence ATGGCAATGACCGATCCCTTGGGGGATATGCTGACCCGCATCCGCAATGCGCAGATGCGTAGCAAAACCAAAGTTTCCACTCCTGCATCCAAATTGCGTCAGCGCGTACTTGACGTTTTGGCTTCAGAAGGGTACATCCGCGGCTACACCACCGTCGAATTTGAAGGCGGTAAGTCCGAGCTCGAAATCGAATTGAAATATTTCGATGGCGAACCGGTGATCCGTGAAATCCAACGCGTGTCCAAGCCTGGCCGTCGCGTGTATGCGTCCGTGAAGAATATTCCACGCATTCACAACGGTCTTGGCGTGTCGATCGTGTCCACACCGAAAGGTGTGATGGCCGATCATGACGCTCGTGAGCAAAATGTGGGTGGTGAGGTTCTGTGTCGCGTCTTCTGA
- a CDS encoding 50S ribosomal protein L23 produces the protein MTNLRHYDIIRSPVITEKATIQSEEDKVVFNVSKDATKPEIKAAVEALFSVKVKSVNTLVRKGKVKRFKGIIGKQVDVKKAIVTLEEGQSIDVTTGL, from the coding sequence ATGACCAACCTTCGTCATTACGATATCATCCGCAGCCCGGTGATCACCGAGAAGGCAACCATTCAGTCTGAAGAAGACAAGGTTGTGTTCAACGTGTCCAAGGATGCGACTAAACCAGAAATCAAGGCCGCAGTTGAGGCTCTGTTTTCCGTGAAGGTCAAAAGTGTGAACACTCTGGTCCGCAAGGGCAAAGTGAAGCGCTTCAAAGGCATCATCGGTAAGCAGGTCGACGTGAAAAAAGCGATTGTCACCCTCGAAGAGGGCCAGTCCATCGACGTCACGACTGGTCTTTAA
- the rplX gene encoding 50S ribosomal protein L24: MAAKLKKGDRVIVLAGKDKGKSGEIVQVMPAEERAIVRGINMVKRHQRQAQGQEGGIVNKEASIHLSNLAMADPKDGKPTRVGFTVKEDGTKVRVAKRSGDVIDG, encoded by the coding sequence ATGGCTGCGAAACTCAAAAAGGGTGATCGCGTCATTGTTCTTGCCGGTAAAGACAAGGGCAAGAGCGGTGAAATTGTGCAGGTGATGCCAGCTGAAGAGCGGGCTATCGTGCGCGGTATCAACATGGTCAAGCGTCATCAACGTCAGGCGCAGGGTCAGGAAGGCGGCATCGTCAATAAAGAAGCCTCCATCCACCTGTCCAACCTGGCAATGGCGGACCCGAAAGACGGCAAGCCAACCCGCGTTGGTTTCACTGTCAAAGAAGACGGCACCAAGGTGCGCGTGGCCAAACGTTCAGGAGATGTGATTGATGGCTGA
- the rplN gene encoding 50S ribosomal protein L14 encodes MIQMQTNLDVADNSGARRVMCIKVLGGSKRKYAGIGDLIVVSVKEAIPRGRVKKGDVMKAVVVRTAKAIRRPDGSVIRFDRSAAVLVNNNKEPIGTRIFGPVPRELRAHNHMKIISLAPEVL; translated from the coding sequence ATGATTCAGATGCAAACAAACCTTGACGTCGCGGATAACTCCGGCGCACGTCGTGTCATGTGCATCAAAGTGCTCGGCGGCTCCAAACGGAAATATGCTGGCATCGGCGACCTCATCGTCGTCTCTGTCAAGGAAGCAATTCCGCGTGGACGCGTTAAGAAGGGCGATGTGATGAAGGCAGTTGTGGTTCGTACCGCAAAAGCTATTCGTCGTCCGGACGGCAGCGTCATCCGTTTTGACCGTAGTGCAGCTGTTCTGGTGAACAACAACAAGGAACCAATCGGTACCCGTATCTTCGGCCCGGTTCCTCGTGAGCTCCGCGCTCATAACCATATGAAGATCATTTCCCTTGCTCCGGAGGTGCTGTAA
- the tuf gene encoding elongation factor Tu: MAKEKFERNKPHVNIGTIGHVDHGKTTLTAAITMTLAEVGGATAKAYDEIDGAPEERARGITISTAHVEYETENRHYAHVDCPGHADYVKNMITGAAQMDGAILVCSAADGPMPQTREHILLARQVGVPALVVYLNKVDQVDDEELLELVEMEVRELLDSYEFPGDDIPIVKGSALAAVENRDAAIGRDSIKELMAAVDDYIPTPDRPVDLPFLLPIEDVFSISGRGTVVTGRVERGKVHVGDEIEIVGIKDTQKTTCTGVEMFRKLLDSGEAGDNVGVLLRGTKREEVERGQVLCKPGSVNPHTKFKAEAYILTKEEGGRHTPFFTNYRPQFYFRTTDVTGVVTLNEGTEMVMPGDNVEMNVELIVPIAMEEKLRFAIREGGRTVGAGIVGSIVE; this comes from the coding sequence ATGGCTAAGGAAAAGTTTGAACGTAATAAGCCGCATGTAAACATCGGCACGATTGGTCACGTTGACCATGGTAAAACCACCCTGACTGCAGCAATCACCATGACCCTTGCGGAAGTTGGTGGTGCAACTGCCAAGGCTTATGACGAGATTGACGGTGCGCCAGAAGAGCGTGCACGTGGTATCACGATCTCGACTGCTCACGTTGAGTATGAGACCGAGAACCGTCACTATGCCCACGTTGACTGCCCAGGCCACGCTGACTATGTGAAAAACATGATCACCGGTGCGGCTCAGATGGACGGCGCTATTCTGGTTTGCTCCGCAGCCGATGGCCCGATGCCACAGACCCGTGAGCACATCCTGCTTGCCCGTCAGGTTGGCGTGCCTGCTCTGGTTGTTTACCTGAACAAAGTTGACCAGGTTGACGACGAAGAGCTGCTTGAGTTGGTTGAAATGGAAGTGCGCGAGCTGCTGGACTCCTACGAGTTCCCAGGCGACGATATTCCTATCGTTAAAGGCTCTGCTCTTGCAGCGGTTGAAAACCGTGATGCAGCGATTGGCCGTGATTCCATCAAGGAACTGATGGCTGCGGTTGATGACTATATTCCAACGCCGGATCGTCCAGTTGACCTTCCGTTCCTGCTGCCAATCGAGGACGTGTTCTCGATCTCTGGCCGTGGTACGGTTGTGACCGGTCGTGTTGAGCGTGGTAAAGTTCATGTTGGTGACGAGATTGAAATCGTCGGCATCAAGGACACCCAGAAAACCACCTGTACCGGTGTTGAAATGTTCCGCAAGCTGCTTGATAGCGGTGAAGCAGGCGACAACGTTGGTGTTCTTCTGCGCGGTACCAAGCGTGAAGAAGTTGAGCGTGGTCAGGTTCTCTGCAAGCCGGGTTCTGTGAACCCGCATACCAAGTTCAAGGCAGAAGCCTACATCCTGACGAAAGAAGAAGGCGGTCGTCATACCCCATTCTTCACCAACTATCGTCCTCAGTTCTATTTCCGTACCACTGACGTGACGGGTGTTGTTACCCTGAACGAAGGTACCGAGATGGTTATGCCTGGCGATAACGTCGAGATGAATGTCGAGCTGATCGTGCCAATCGCCATGGAAGAAAAACTGCGCTTCGCTATCCGCGAAGGTGGTCGTACCGTAGGCGCCGGCATCGTCGGCTCTATCGTCGAGTAA
- the rplE gene encoding 50S ribosomal protein L5 — translation MAEAAYTPRLKTQYEDVIRAKMQEKFEFSNPMKMPKLEKVVLNIGVGEAVGDSKKVKSALADLEAIAGQKPVVTKARKSIATFKLREGMPIGVKVTLRGDRMYEFLDRLITIALPRVRDFRGLNGKSFDGNGNYAMGLKEHIVFPEIEYDKVDQIWGMDIIVCTTTNNDEEARALLTEFNFPFSR, via the coding sequence ATGGCTGAGGCTGCTTACACTCCGCGTCTGAAGACGCAATATGAAGACGTTATCCGCGCCAAGATGCAGGAAAAATTCGAGTTCAGCAATCCTATGAAGATGCCGAAACTTGAAAAAGTCGTGCTCAACATTGGTGTTGGTGAAGCGGTTGGCGATTCCAAAAAAGTCAAGTCTGCCTTGGCTGACCTGGAAGCCATTGCCGGTCAGAAGCCGGTTGTAACCAAAGCACGTAAATCGATCGCGACCTTCAAACTTCGTGAAGGCATGCCGATCGGTGTGAAGGTTACTCTGCGCGGCGACCGCATGTATGAATTTCTGGATCGTTTGATCACGATTGCACTGCCTCGCGTACGTGACTTCCGTGGTCTCAACGGTAAAAGCTTTGACGGCAACGGCAACTATGCCATGGGCCTGAAAGAGCATATCGTATTCCCAGAAATCGAATACGACAAAGTTGACCAGATTTGGGGCATGGACATCATCGTTTGCACTACGACAAACAACGATGAGGAAGCTCGTGCACTTCTGACCGAATTCAACTTCCCGTTCAGTCGATAA
- the rplD gene encoding 50S ribosomal protein L4 — MELQVKTLDGGDAGSVAVSEDVFGLEPRADILARMVRYQQMKKMAGTHKTKTRAEITGTTKKYLRQKGSGGARHGNKKVPQFRGGGRAFGPVVRSHAIELPKKIRALALKHALSSKVKNDSIIILDDMKAEAPKTAAVKKQISGLGIENALFISGQEVDDNFAKAARNIIGIDVLPVQGINVLDVLRRDTLVLSKAAVDALEARFK, encoded by the coding sequence ATGGAATTGCAAGTCAAAACCCTTGATGGCGGTGATGCCGGTTCTGTTGCTGTTTCTGAAGATGTGTTCGGTCTCGAACCACGTGCGGACATTCTTGCCCGCATGGTTCGTTACCAGCAGATGAAGAAAATGGCCGGTACTCACAAGACCAAGACCCGTGCTGAAATCACTGGCACCACCAAGAAATACCTTCGTCAGAAGGGTTCCGGTGGCGCTCGTCACGGCAACAAGAAAGTGCCGCAGTTCCGTGGTGGTGGTCGTGCATTTGGTCCGGTTGTTCGCTCTCATGCGATCGAGCTGCCAAAGAAAATTCGTGCGCTGGCTCTGAAGCATGCTCTGTCTTCCAAAGTTAAGAATGATAGCATTATCATTCTCGATGACATGAAGGCCGAGGCGCCAAAGACGGCAGCTGTGAAGAAACAGATCTCCGGTCTGGGCATCGAAAATGCTCTGTTCATTTCCGGTCAGGAAGTGGATGACAATTTCGCAAAAGCTGCCCGCAACATCATCGGTATCGATGTGCTGCCGGTTCAGGGTATCAATGTTCTTGATGTTCTGCGTCGCGACACGCTGGTGCTGAGCAAGGCCGCAGTCGATGCTCTGGAGGCACGGTTCAAATGA
- the rpsC gene encoding 30S ribosomal protein S3, with protein sequence MGHKVNPIGLRLGINRTWDSRWYANKNEYGALLHEDYAIRSMLEKELKQAAVSKIVIERPHKKCRVTIHSARPGIVIGKKGADIEKLRKQVGKLTNSDVHINIVEVRKPECDANLVAQSIAQQLERRVAFRRAMKRSVQSAMRMGAEGIRINCAGRLGGAEIARTEWYREGRVPLHTLRADIDYGTAEALTAYGISGIKVWIYKGEIMEHDPMASERRASEGSDGGNRDGGQRRRSNKPAA encoded by the coding sequence ATGGGTCACAAGGTAAATCCAATCGGTCTTCGTCTGGGCATCAACCGCACCTGGGATTCTCGTTGGTACGCCAACAAGAACGAGTATGGCGCTCTTCTGCATGAAGATTACGCCATCCGGAGCATGCTCGAGAAAGAACTGAAGCAGGCCGCCGTCTCTAAGATCGTGATCGAACGTCCGCACAAGAAATGCCGGGTGACCATTCACTCTGCACGTCCGGGCATCGTGATCGGCAAAAAAGGCGCCGACATCGAGAAACTTCGCAAACAGGTTGGCAAGCTGACCAATTCCGACGTACATATCAACATTGTTGAAGTTCGTAAGCCGGAATGTGATGCAAACCTGGTTGCTCAGTCCATCGCGCAGCAGCTCGAACGTCGTGTGGCTTTCCGCCGTGCAATGAAGCGTTCGGTTCAGTCCGCAATGCGGATGGGTGCAGAAGGCATTCGTATCAACTGTGCAGGCCGTCTGGGTGGTGCCGAAATCGCGCGTACCGAATGGTATCGTGAAGGTCGTGTTCCGCTTCATACCCTGCGCGCCGATATTGATTATGGCACTGCTGAAGCTTTGACCGCTTATGGCATCTCCGGTATCAAGGTGTGGATCTACAAAGGCGAGATCATGGAACATGATCCAATGGCCTCTGAGCGTCGCGCATCCGAAGGTTCTGACGGTGGCAACAGAGATGGTGGTCAGCGTCGTCGTAGCAACAAGCCTGCTGCTTAA
- the rplC gene encoding 50S ribosomal protein L3: MRSGVIAQKLGMTRIYTESGEHVPVTVLKVENCQVVAQRTVEKNGYTALQLGAGKAKVKNVSQPLRGHFAVAKVEPKRKVAEFRVSEDNLIDVGAELTADHYVAGQHVDVIGTSIGKGFAGSMKRHNFGGGRATHGNSISHRAHGSTGQCQDPGKVFKGKKMAGHMGATRVTTQNLKVVKTDADRGLVLVQGAVPGSKGGWILIKDAVKKARPAEAPLPGAIRAAEAPAQEAATEGAE; encoded by the coding sequence ATGCGTTCTGGTGTGATCGCACAGAAGTTGGGAATGACCCGCATTTATACCGAGAGCGGTGAACACGTTCCGGTAACTGTTCTCAAAGTAGAGAACTGCCAGGTTGTAGCCCAGCGTACTGTTGAGAAAAACGGTTATACCGCACTTCAGTTGGGTGCAGGTAAAGCCAAAGTGAAAAATGTTTCGCAGCCTTTGCGCGGCCACTTCGCCGTTGCCAAGGTAGAGCCGAAGCGTAAAGTTGCAGAATTCCGTGTCAGCGAAGACAATCTTATCGATGTCGGTGCTGAATTGACCGCGGATCACTATGTTGCTGGTCAGCATGTGGATGTTATCGGGACTTCGATTGGTAAAGGCTTTGCCGGCTCCATGAAGCGCCACAACTTCGGTGGTGGACGCGCAACCCACGGTAACTCCATCTCGCACCGTGCTCACGGTTCGACTGGTCAGTGTCAGGATCCCGGCAAGGTCTTCAAGGGCAAGAAAATGGCTGGCCACATGGGTGCAACCCGTGTGACGACGCAGAACTTGAAAGTCGTCAAAACTGACGCCGATCGTGGTCTGGTTCTGGTGCAGGGTGCTGTGCCTGGTTCCAAAGGCGGTTGGATCCTGATCAAGGATGCTGTCAAGAAAGCCCGTCCGGCCGAGGCTCCGCTTCCTGGTGCCATTCGTGCCGCTGAAGCTCCTGCTCAAGAAGCTGCTACGGAGGGTGCTGAATAA
- the rplV gene encoding 50S ribosomal protein L22: MGKAKRARVLKDNEAKAVSRMLRTSPQKLNLVAAMIRGKKVDAALADLTFSSKRIARDVKKCLESAIANAENNHELDVDSLIVAEAYVGKALVMKRWQPRARGRVGKILKPFSNLTIVVREVEEAA, encoded by the coding sequence ATGGGTAAGGCAAAACGCGCACGCGTCCTGAAAGACAACGAGGCAAAGGCGGTTTCCCGCATGCTTCGCACGTCTCCGCAGAAGCTGAACCTTGTCGCAGCAATGATCCGCGGGAAAAAGGTTGATGCCGCTCTGGCTGACCTGACCTTTTCCTCCAAGCGCATTGCACGTGATGTTAAAAAGTGTTTGGAATCTGCGATCGCCAACGCTGAAAACAACCATGAACTGGATGTTGACAGCCTGATCGTAGCAGAAGCTTATGTTGGTAAGGCACTTGTGATGAAACGCTGGCAGCCACGTGCTCGTGGTCGTGTTGGCAAGATCCTCAAGCCGTTCTCCAACCTGACGATCGTTGTTCGTGAAGTTGAGGAGGCAGCCTGA
- the rpsJ gene encoding 30S ribosomal protein S10, with protein sequence MNGQNIRIRLKAFDHRILDTSAKEIVSTAKRTGANVRGPVPLPTHIEKFTVNRSPHVNKKSREQFEIRTHKRLLDIIDPTPQTVDALMKLDLAAGVDVEIKL encoded by the coding sequence ATGAACGGTCAGAATATTCGAATTCGCCTAAAGGCATTCGACCATCGCATTCTCGATACGTCGGCAAAAGAAATCGTATCCACCGCTAAGCGCACAGGCGCTAATGTACGTGGTCCGGTTCCGCTTCCGACCCACATCGAGAAGTTCACTGTCAACCGTTCGCCGCATGTTAACAAGAAAAGCCGTGAGCAGTTCGAGATCCGTACGCACAAGCGTCTCCTCGACATCATTGACCCGACCCCACAGACGGTTGATGCCCTCATGAAGCTTGATCTTGCGGCCGGTGTGGACGTTGAAATTAAGCTCTAA
- the rpsQ gene encoding 30S ribosomal protein S17, with the protein MPKRILQGLVVSDKQDKTVVVKVERRFTHPLLKKTVRRSKRYQAHDEGNAFKVGDQIFIQESAPISKSKRWVVVGKDLPSA; encoded by the coding sequence ATGCCAAAGAGAATTCTGCAGGGCCTCGTCGTTAGCGACAAGCAAGACAAGACCGTCGTTGTCAAAGTCGAGCGCCGTTTTACGCATCCGCTTCTCAAGAAGACTGTGCGTCGTTCCAAACGGTACCAGGCTCACGACGAAGGGAATGCCTTCAAAGTAGGTGACCAGATCTTCATTCAGGAATCTGCACCTATTTCGAAATCTAAACGTTGGGTCGTGGTCGGTAAGGATCTTCCTTCCGCATAA
- the rpsS gene encoding 30S ribosomal protein S19, which translates to MARSVWKGPFVDGYLLKKADKVRSSGRNEVIKTWSRRSTILPHFVGLTFGVYNGQKHVPVSVSEEMVGHKFGEFSPTRNYYGHGADKKSKRK; encoded by the coding sequence ATGGCACGTTCTGTTTGGAAAGGTCCGTTTGTCGACGGATACCTCCTGAAGAAGGCAGACAAGGTTCGCTCCTCTGGTCGTAACGAAGTGATCAAGACGTGGAGCCGACGCTCCACGATCCTTCCGCACTTCGTCGGTCTCACCTTTGGTGTGTATAACGGTCAGAAACATGTACCGGTTTCCGTCTCTGAAGAGATGGTCGGTCACAAGTTTGGCGAATTTTCTCCGACCCGTAACTACTACGGTCACGGGGCCGACAAAAAGTCGAAGAGGAAATAA